In Fusarium oxysporum Fo47 chromosome IX, complete sequence, the following proteins share a genomic window:
- a CDS encoding uncharacterized protein (domain of unknown function-domain containing protein), with amino-acid sequence MSSNGAERLANRKPIKKPVPAYLPSPGSVLTVDKALYTSIREAPRELIEEFTLPIRSGKAWKAPAGCIVKISTPEGPQVGDLNIWNAHNPRERFWASRTKQLHASHVSTYDRLWSNLPYMRPLATIITDTLDWYGTDEYGGRVHDLLGTRCDPYINTVLSGGQYNFQCHSNLTRAVLPYGLNEGDVHDVINIFQVTGLDEQGRYFMNPCPAEKGDYIEFLAEQDLLMALSTCPGGDLSLWGFGEDSEEEMIKCCRPLKVEVYRLKDESLLQKGGWKPAEVSGYKGRHGLDVPLGENREEKA; translated from the exons atgtcttccaaCGGAGCTGAGCGTCTAGCAAACAGAAAACCCATCAAGAAGCCCGTCCCAGCTTATCTCCCCTCCCCAGGTTCAGTCCTCACCGTCGACAAGGCGCTATACACTTCCATCCGCGAAGCACCCCGTGAACTCATCGAGGAATTCACTTTACCAATTCGATCCGGAAAAGCATGGAAAGCTCCAGCGGGATGTATTGTCAAGATCAGCACGCCTGAGGGGCCGCAGGTTG GTGACTTGAATATCTGGAACGCTCATAACCCGCGTGAACGCTTCTGGGCGTCCCGCACCAAACAACTCCACGCCTCACACGTCTCAACGTACGACCGTCTCTGGTCCAACCTCCCCTACATGCGTCCCCTAGCCACCATAATCACCGACACACTAGACTGGTACGGCACAGATGAGTACGGAGGTCGAGTGCACGATCTTCTCGGCACGCGATGTGATCCGTACATCAACACTGTTCTCAGCGGAGGACAGTATAACTTCCAATGCCACTCTAACCTTACCCGCGCGGTGTTGCCCTATGGTTTGAATGAGGGTGATGTTCATGATGTTATTAACATCTTTCAGGTCACGGGGTTAGATGAGCAGGGGAGGTATTTTATGAATCCTTGCCCGGCGGAGAAGGGGGATTATATTGAGTTTTTGGCGGAGCAGGATTTGCTTATGGCTTTGA GTACATGCCCCGGTGGTGATTTGTCCCTTTGGGGTTTTGGAGAGGAcagtgaggaggagatgatcAAGTGCTGTCGACCTCTCAAGGTTGAAGTTTATCGTCTCAAGGATGAGTCTCTGCTACAGAAGGGCGGATGGAAACCTGCTGAGGTATCTGGGTACAAGGGACGGCATGGCTTAGATGTTCCTCTTGGTGAGAACAGAGAGGAAAAGGCTTAG
- a CDS encoding ASST-domain-containing protein, giving the protein MVVISGSPWAKRLVFLVISLTIFLWWYVYSVPGVTDDVKPPPPPPKLKTNDAKPILVDKKVEGKDGKSIEGVKVAKDEKTGESVDKKGIKAFRSWSNFDIVRPKNDHTYVYRRFKSSPYKPPHIEWNPNGKELAKGYVFITPQSSGAERGLVQAASFIMKQNAEMIYAHDEAPYDSEGLRVQTVHNEQYLTLWRGARKMSHGFGEVIVMNSEYEKTVIHLDAIITNMYGQKFLSGLDFHEQELTTRGTILVTAYNTTMYNLTQMGGSEHGFVTDSLFFEIDIETQEILFSWSALDHFWPEDSMLPLISSSGYGGPKNPYDFFHLSSIQAVNHDSYLISSRNFWSVYLISRSNGRILWELRGNTKGGDFGALPHHGRFRWQNHVRAHNVTSREMILSMFDNHNSPEDIGKTHSRGLLLKLKLPPNPDEKPEILRILSPDRAKISPDYGSYQLGLSNGNQFMSWGAGGVVHEYGPDDGHDLRWQARFGYDESITSYRAFKDIWAGTPSKWTPALVVEKREDTVLGFVSWNGATDIDSYNIYLAEPGTALKPLGKANVLGFETGFDLGVKNNETNCIMVAAVRKGQEIRQSNVGCIEGKTFVSTFVDSRGKETGDSVVEKTKMQKIMGYFS; this is encoded by the coding sequence ATGGTCGTCATATCAGGCTCCCCCTGGGCCAAAAGACTTGTTTTTCTGGTTATTTCTTTAACCATTTTTCTCTGGTGGTATGTGTACTCTGTGCCTGGAGTTACGGACGATGTTaagcctcctcctcctcctccgaaGTTGAAAACGAACGATGCGAAACCGATACTGGTAGATAAGAAGGTGGAAGGGAAAGATGGGAAGAGTATCGAGGGTGTGAAGGTGGCGAAGGATGAGAAAACTGGCGAGTCTGTTGATAAGAAGGGGATTAAGGCGTTCCGTTCTTGGAGTAACTTTGACATCGTCAGGCCCAAGAATGATCACACTTATGTGTATCGTCGGTTTAAGAGCTCGCCGTATAAACCGCCACATATTGAATGGAACCCCAATGGAAAGGAACTTGCAAAGGGATATGTCTTCATCACACCGCAGTCCAGCGGGGCGGAGAGGGGTCTTGTACAGGCTGCTTCGTTCATTATGAAGCAGAACGCAGAGATGATCTATGCCCATGACGAAGCACCCTACGATTCTGAGGGTCTTCGTGTACAGACCGTTCACAACGAGCAGTACCTGACCCTCTGGCGAGGCGCACGAAAAATGAGCCATGGATTTGGAGAAGTCATCGTCATGAACAGCGAGTACGAGAAGACGGTTATTCACCTCGATGCTATCATCACCAATATGTACGGCCAAAAGTTCCTCAGTGGGCTGGACTTTCACGAACAGGAATTGACCACGCGAGGAACTATTCTCGTCACAGCTTACAACACGACTATGTACAACCTCACGCAAATGGGAGGTTCAGAGCATGGCTTCGTGACTGACTCTCTATTCTTTGAGATCGATATCGAAACGCAGGAGattctcttcagctggaGCGCCCTCGACCATTTCTGGCCAGAAGACTCTATGCTTCCACTTATTTCATCCTCTGGCTACGGCGGACCCAAGAATCCATATGACTTCTTCCATCTGAGCTCAATACAAGCCGTCAACCACGATTCATACCTCATCAGCAGTCGAAACTTCTGGTCTGTGTATTTGATCTCACGCTCAAATGGTAGGATTCTTTGGGAGTTGAGAGGGAATACCAAGGGAGGAGATTTCGGTGCGTTGCCGCATCATGGACGATTCCGATGGCAGAACCACGTTCGTGCGCATAATGTTACGTCGAGGGAGATGATCCTCAGTATGTTTGACAATCATAACAGTCCAGAGGATATAGGAAAGACGCATTCGCGGGGTTTGCTgctgaagttgaagttgcCGCCCAACCCAGACGAGAAGCCCGAGATTTTGCGTATTCTCTCGCCAGATCGTGCAAAGATCTCACCTGATTATGGAAGCTATCAGCTTGGGTTGAGTAACGGCAACCAATTCATGAGCTGGGGCGCAGGCGGTGTCGTCCACGAATACGGTCCCGACGACGGCCACGATCTCCGCTGGCAAGCCCGCTTCGGCTACGACGAGTCCATCACCAGCTATCGCGCCTTCAAAGACATCTGGGCAGGCACACCCTCCAAATGGACGCCCGCCCTCGTCGTCGAGAAGCGCGAAGACACCGTCCTCGGCTTCGTGAGCTGGAACGGCGCAACCGACATAGACTCCTACAACATCTACCTCGCGGAACCAGGCACGGCGCTCAAACCATTGGGTAAAGCCAACGTTTTGGGATTCGAGACGGGATTCGATCTTGGTGTTAAGAACAACGAGACAAATTGCATCATGGTTGCTGCTGTGAGGAAGGGCCAGGAGATTAGGCAGTCGAATGTTGGGTGTATAGAGGGTAAGACGTTTGTCTCGACGTTTGTGGATTCGAGGGGGAAAGAGACGGGGGattctgttgttgagaagacgaagatgcAGAAGATTATGGGATATTTCTCGTGA
- a CDS encoding RTA1 like protein-domain-containing protein: MAAVELYHYHPSFILALVALGCIVEAVGYACRVVSASESPDWTFVPYAVQTFTFLLGPSLITASIYMILSKIIIALDADIYSLVPVKVIPKVFIFGDAVALAAQFTGAGILINATSVSQQRTAQLIIIGGLAFQIYFFGFFTSVLHIVHSRIIDNPSRLSANLTIPWKRWVIVLYITCGLLIARSVYRVVEYATGPLGILQATEIYFYVFDAGFIFLVTLLLNIFHPRQLATVSTDDLQDIETVVVSPSKPPAQYQPPRTPPKYLQPPPYLPSYANLRNRGPYYHYPQSPYRTQSYIQYPPPLHYYQQRRPPTLAHHRPRTNRTYKSFNTSLSSSSSVVSIYNPQTGQYEPFRR; encoded by the exons ATGGCAGCAGTGGAGCTGTACCATTATCATCCTTCGTTtattcttgcccttgttgcTCTTG GTTGTATTG TTGAGGCTGTTGGATATGCTTGTCGTGTTGTATCAGCTTCTGAATCACCAGACTGGACTTTCGTTCCTTATGCTGTTCAGACATTTACGTTTCTTTTAGGTCCAAGTTTGATTACTGCGAGTATCTATATGATTCTGAGCAAAATCATCATTGCTCTGGATGCAGATATCTATTCACTCGTTCCAGTCAAAGTCATACCTAAAGTCTTTATCTTTGGAGACGCGGTCGCTCTGGCAGCACAATTCACAG GTGCTGGCATCTTGATCAATGCCACTTCAGTCAGTCAGCAAAGAACAGCTCAACTGATCATCATTGGCGGCCTTGCTTTTCAGATCTACTTTTTCGGCTTCTTCACATCGGTCTTGCATATCGTGCACAGTCGCATTATCGACAACCCATCTCGCCTGAGTGCCAATCTGACCATTCCATGGAAACGCTGGGTTATCGTTCTTTACATCACCTGTGGACTTTTAATCGCTCGATCAGTCTATCGAGTGGTCGAGTATGCCACTGGACCCCTTGGCATTCTCCAAGCAACAGAAATCTACTTTTACGTCTTTGACGCAGGATTTATATTCCTTGTCACACTCCTTCTTAACATCTTCCATCCAAGACAGCTAGCTACGGTTTCGACAGATGATCTACAAGATATTGAAACTGTCGTCGTCAGTCCTTCTAAACCACCTGCTCAATATCAACCACCTCGGACACCTCCAAAGTACCTGCAGCCACCGCCATATCTTCCTTCTTATGCAAATCTCAGGAATCGCGGGCCTTACTATCATTACCCTCAATCTCCGTACAGGACTCAGTCATATATACAGTATCCGCCTCCTTTGCACTATTATCAACAAAGAAGACCTCCAACGCTGGCTCACCATCGTCCACGGACTAACAGAACTTACAAGAGCTTCAATACTTCTTTGAGCTCTTCGTCTAGTGTTGTTAGTATTTACAATCCTCAAACTGGCCAGTATGAGCCGTTTAGAAGGTAG